In the Deinococcus betulae genome, one interval contains:
- the pfkA gene encoding 6-phosphofructokinase, translating to MTDLPHCPPQPNPANIRRVAVLTSGGDAPGMNAAIRAVVRTATSQGIEVIGVRRGFSGLHRGDFVTLGPRDVANTIQRGGTILLSARSHTWRTPEGRARGARHLHAHDVDALIVIGGDGSFHGAHYLQEEHNIPVIGLPGTIDNDLYGTDHTIGYFTAVETALDAVDKLRDTGASHERIFVIEVMGRHAGHIALDVAVAGGAEEVFIPEDAKDMDSVLETVRSSVKRGKLGSIIIVAEGYPGGAQGVAAAIEQGTGMETRVSILGHIQRGGTPVSSDRVLASRLGEAAVYALMEGRKGVMVGRQNHETSFTPLPETWEQRKDVSRDLYRCARTLSI from the coding sequence ATGACCGACCTGCCCCACTGTCCCCCCCAACCCAACCCGGCCAACATTCGCCGCGTGGCCGTCCTGACCAGCGGCGGCGACGCCCCCGGCATGAACGCGGCCATTCGCGCCGTGGTGCGCACCGCGACCTCTCAGGGCATCGAGGTGATCGGCGTGCGCCGGGGCTTTTCCGGCCTACACCGGGGCGACTTCGTGACCCTGGGGCCCAGAGACGTGGCCAACACCATCCAGCGCGGCGGCACCATCCTGCTCTCGGCACGCAGCCACACCTGGCGCACCCCCGAGGGCCGCGCGCGCGGCGCCCGTCACCTGCACGCCCACGATGTGGACGCTCTGATCGTCATCGGCGGCGACGGTAGTTTTCACGGTGCCCACTACCTGCAAGAAGAGCACAACATCCCCGTTATCGGTCTGCCCGGCACCATCGACAACGACCTGTACGGCACCGACCACACTATCGGGTACTTCACAGCTGTAGAAACCGCGCTGGACGCCGTGGACAAGCTGCGCGACACCGGCGCCAGCCACGAGCGCATCTTCGTGATTGAGGTCATGGGCCGCCACGCCGGTCACATCGCCCTGGACGTGGCGGTGGCCGGCGGGGCCGAGGAAGTGTTTATCCCCGAAGACGCCAAGGACATGGACAGCGTCCTGGAGACGGTGCGCAGCAGTGTCAAACGCGGCAAGCTGGGCAGCATCATCATCGTGGCCGAGGGATATCCAGGGGGTGCACAGGGGGTGGCGGCGGCTATTGAGCAGGGCACCGGCATGGAAACCCGCGTGAGCATCCTGGGCCACATCCAGCGCGGGGGCACGCCGGTGTCGTCTGACCGGGTGCTGGCCAGTCGCCTGGGCGAGGCCGCCGTCTACGCCCTGATGGAAGGCCGCAAGGGTGTGATGGTGGGCCGCCAGAACCACGAAACCAGCTTCACGCCTCTGCCCGAAACGTGGGAACAGCGCAAGGATGTCAGCCGCGACCTCTACCGCTGCGCCCGCACGCTGAGCATCTAG
- the rsmI gene encoding 16S rRNA (cytidine(1402)-2'-O)-methyltransferase, protein MTEGPELDLTATGPGEAESPALPGGARVWLVPTPVGNLGDITLRALEVLRGADAVACEDTRRTGALLTHLGIRKPLVRLDAHTMHRAPQLLERHARLAYVSDAGTPGISDPGAELVQAAIAADVPVEVLPGATALIPALVLSGLSAGRFAFEGFLPRSGRERRERLEAVAHRAETSVLYESPHRLHATLLDLAGACGPERAASVTRELSKRFEETARGPLADLATHFQEGVRGEIVVVVAGAPATPAPQAADYAAQARDLAAQGLGVRDIRDQLTRLGLRKNDAYALALQATSTGAQD, encoded by the coding sequence ATGACTGAAGGGCCCGAGCTGGACCTGACGGCCACCGGGCCAGGGGAGGCTGAGAGTCCTGCCCTCCCCGGTGGTGCCCGCGTGTGGCTGGTGCCGACCCCGGTGGGCAACCTGGGCGACATCACCCTGCGGGCCCTGGAGGTGCTGCGCGGCGCCGACGCTGTGGCCTGCGAGGACACCCGGCGCACCGGCGCCCTGCTGACCCACCTCGGGATTCGCAAGCCGCTGGTGCGCCTGGACGCCCACACCATGCACCGCGCGCCGCAACTGCTCGAGCGCCACGCCCGCCTGGCTTACGTCAGCGACGCAGGCACGCCGGGCATCAGTGACCCCGGCGCCGAACTGGTGCAGGCGGCCATTGCGGCTGATGTTCCTGTGGAAGTGCTTCCAGGGGCCACCGCCCTGATTCCGGCCCTGGTGCTGTCGGGTCTGTCCGCAGGACGCTTTGCCTTTGAAGGCTTCCTGCCCCGCAGCGGCCGCGAGCGCCGCGAACGCCTGGAAGCCGTGGCGCACCGCGCTGAAACCAGTGTGCTGTACGAGAGTCCCCACCGCCTCCACGCCACGCTGCTGGACCTGGCCGGCGCATGTGGCCCTGAGCGCGCCGCCAGCGTGACCCGCGAACTCAGCAAGCGGTTCGAGGAAACGGCGCGCGGTCCCCTGGCCGACCTGGCGACCCACTTTCAGGAGGGCGTGCGGGGCGAGATTGTGGTGGTGGTGGCGGGTGCGCCAGCCACGCCGGCCCCCCAGGCCGCCGACTACGCCGCGCAGGCCCGCGACCTGGCCGCGCAGGGCCTGGGCGTCAGGGATATACGTGACCAACTGACCCGCCTGGGTTTGCGTAAGAATGACGCTTATGCGCTGGCGCTTCAGGCGACCAGTACAGGCGCGCAAGACTGA
- a CDS encoding class I SAM-dependent rRNA methyltransferase, translated as MTLHLPDLSRLLARRAPLAAQGNTLYRAAHLTETGGQFTLDVAGDTGMLSLYEELTGAQEHELAAAFAEAMPLASVYLKRRPVGASHAANVQRAELTPAEPIWGAAQPEVVGLEDGVPFLIRPGADLSVGLFTDARPARAWVRAHSAGRRVLNTFAYTCGFGLSAALGGATTVKNVDLSRKVLAWGQANYALSGLHAPDQDFLYGDVFEWLGRLERRGDTFDLMVLDPPSFARGKAGVWRAERDYARLAELAARVTAPGGQLLALLNHAGVTGRSLAQMVEAGTVEASRPASLIRQFGAGEDYPDATHLKVQVWTLD; from the coding sequence GTGACGTTGCACCTCCCTGACCTGTCCCGCCTGCTGGCCCGCCGCGCGCCGCTGGCCGCGCAGGGTAACACCCTGTACCGCGCCGCGCACCTGACCGAAACGGGCGGGCAGTTCACGCTGGATGTGGCGGGCGACACGGGCATGCTAAGCCTCTACGAAGAATTGACAGGGGCCCAGGAACACGAGCTGGCCGCCGCCTTTGCAGAGGCCATGCCCCTGGCCAGCGTGTACCTCAAGCGCCGTCCTGTGGGGGCCAGCCACGCCGCCAATGTCCAGCGGGCCGAGCTGACCCCGGCTGAACCCATCTGGGGGGCAGCCCAGCCCGAAGTGGTGGGCCTGGAAGACGGCGTGCCCTTCCTGATTCGCCCCGGCGCCGACCTGAGCGTGGGCCTGTTCACCGACGCCCGCCCGGCCCGCGCCTGGGTGCGCGCCCACTCGGCTGGGCGGCGGGTGCTGAACACTTTTGCCTACACCTGCGGCTTTGGCCTTAGCGCGGCGCTGGGCGGGGCGACGACTGTCAAGAATGTGGACCTGTCGCGCAAAGTGCTGGCCTGGGGGCAGGCCAACTATGCCCTGAGTGGCCTTCACGCTCCTGACCAGGATTTTCTCTACGGCGACGTGTTCGAGTGGCTGGGCCGCCTGGAGCGGCGCGGCGACACCTTCGACCTGATGGTGCTGGACCCGCCCAGCTTCGCGCGGGGCAAGGCGGGAGTGTGGCGGGCTGAGCGCGATTACGCGCGGCTGGCCGAACTGGCCGCGCGGGTCACGGCGCCGGGCGGGCAACTACTGGCGCTCCTGAACCATGCAGGCGTGACGGGCCGCAGCCTGGCCCAGATGGTGGAGGCCGGGACAGTGGAGGCGAGTCGCCCAGCCAGCCTCATTCGCCAGTTCGGGGCCGGCGAGGATTATCCGGACGCCACGCACCTGAAGGTGCAGGTCTGGACGCTGGACTAA
- a CDS encoding 23S rRNA (pseudouridine(1915)-N(3))-methyltransferase RlmH, whose protein sequence is MRLHIITVGEPKLAYARAGWDEYEKRLRRYHRLQVTRVTGRTQAQESEAVRRAAGRTPLLLLDPRGTQFSSEGLSAYLDAQAVGGVGELALAIGGPEGHTDDLRAGAHRLWSLGQLTLPHDLAMVVLLEALYRAATISAGEPYHRA, encoded by the coding sequence GTGCGGCTGCATATCATTACCGTCGGAGAGCCGAAGCTGGCCTACGCCCGCGCAGGCTGGGACGAATACGAAAAGCGGCTGCGGCGCTACCACCGCCTTCAGGTCACGCGGGTCACTGGGCGCACCCAGGCCCAGGAAAGTGAGGCGGTACGCCGGGCCGCCGGGCGCACGCCACTGCTGCTGCTCGACCCACGCGGGACGCAGTTTTCCTCAGAGGGCCTGAGTGCCTATCTGGACGCTCAGGCGGTGGGTGGTGTCGGTGAGCTGGCCCTGGCGATTGGGGGGCCAGAGGGCCACACCGACGACCTGCGCGCCGGCGCGCACCGCCTCTGGAGCCTGGGGCAGCTGACCCTGCCGCACGACCTCGCCATGGTGGTGCTGTTAGAGGCCCTGTACCGGGCCGCCACCATCAGCGCGGGCGAGCCGTATCACCGGGCGTAA
- a CDS encoding tetratricopeptide repeat-containing diguanylate cyclase, producing the protein MHHTEPSSLGSALPPTAPERTDELLRRSAELIFQQAHLAVACAEEALALSRAAGDLPRTALSALRLGNATSVSGDEARAATLVEEALALYRQLGDPSGEAGALLSLSTITRNLGQLLPGLQCALQGLAAARSQGLRSLECGCLSNIGLVYTDLGDYQKALEAFLDALPIARAAGASENEALCLTNLGDVCSRAGQPKRALEHYQAALDINRAMADTHRQIDTLCGMGLAHLQLGQPVPALRLFQEALEMAAAADDHKCDARLLTGLGDAHVVQGQPEQARAAYEQAQQLAAQARAPQEEVAALRQLGALALAQQDSAGALEHLNRALTLAAACQAPREQQEIYALLSAAERLRGHFEAALAHYQQHHQLERDLNSRQALHRTQALMLEVDIAQARQAAEVQRQINARLTEVNEQLATANEQKAQLLARLQEQAQHLVRLSQEDALTGLANRRHFNEQFETEVQRAARYLRPLSVVLLDIDHFKAVNDTYSHQVGDLVLRELAGLLQAGCRQTDLVARFGGEEFVLLLPETPYADALVVCERLRRCVEQHAWAAVQSGLQVTISLGVAAGSGLNTSQLLALADSQLYQAKRSGRNRVCGELAGPPPPGSGENVREAS; encoded by the coding sequence ATGCACCACACAGAGCCGTCTTCGCTGGGGTCAGCGCTGCCCCCCACCGCCCCCGAGCGCACCGACGAACTGCTGCGGCGTTCCGCAGAGCTGATCTTTCAGCAGGCCCACCTGGCAGTGGCCTGTGCCGAAGAGGCGCTGGCGCTCTCGCGGGCGGCGGGTGACCTGCCCCGCACGGCGCTCAGCGCGCTGCGTCTGGGCAATGCCACATCGGTCTCAGGGGATGAAGCGCGGGCGGCGACCCTGGTCGAGGAGGCGCTGGCCCTCTACCGGCAACTGGGTGACCCCAGCGGCGAGGCCGGCGCCCTGCTGAGCCTGTCCACCATTACCCGCAACCTGGGTCAGTTGCTGCCGGGCCTCCAGTGTGCGCTGCAGGGGCTGGCCGCCGCGCGTTCCCAGGGCCTGCGTTCCCTCGAATGCGGCTGCCTGAGCAACATCGGCCTGGTGTACACCGACCTGGGTGATTACCAGAAGGCGCTGGAGGCGTTTCTGGACGCCCTGCCCATCGCCCGCGCCGCCGGGGCCAGCGAAAACGAGGCGCTGTGCCTGACCAATCTGGGCGACGTGTGCAGCCGCGCTGGCCAGCCCAAGCGGGCGCTGGAACACTACCAGGCGGCCCTGGACATCAACCGGGCCATGGCCGACACCCACCGGCAGATAGACACCCTGTGCGGCATGGGCTTGGCCCACCTGCAACTGGGTCAGCCGGTGCCCGCTCTGCGGCTCTTTCAGGAGGCGCTGGAGATGGCGGCGGCGGCGGATGACCATAAGTGCGACGCCCGGCTGCTGACAGGTCTGGGCGACGCCCATGTCGTGCAGGGTCAGCCAGAACAGGCGCGGGCCGCCTACGAGCAGGCCCAGCAGCTGGCCGCGCAGGCCCGCGCCCCCCAGGAAGAGGTCGCCGCGCTACGGCAGCTGGGGGCGCTGGCCCTGGCCCAGCAGGACAGCGCCGGTGCCCTGGAACACCTGAACCGGGCCCTGACGCTGGCCGCCGCCTGTCAGGCGCCGAGAGAGCAGCAGGAGATTTACGCCCTGCTGAGTGCCGCCGAGCGCCTGCGCGGCCACTTTGAGGCGGCCCTGGCGCATTACCAGCAGCACCACCAGTTGGAACGCGACCTGAACAGCCGTCAGGCGCTGCACCGCACCCAGGCCCTGATGCTGGAGGTGGACATTGCCCAGGCCCGGCAGGCCGCCGAGGTGCAGCGCCAGATCAACGCGCGCCTGACCGAGGTCAATGAGCAGCTGGCCACCGCGAACGAGCAGAAAGCGCAGCTGCTGGCCCGCCTGCAGGAGCAGGCCCAGCACCTCGTGCGCCTCTCGCAGGAGGACGCCCTGACTGGCCTGGCCAACCGCCGCCACTTCAACGAGCAGTTTGAAACCGAGGTCCAGCGCGCGGCCCGGTATCTGCGGCCCCTGAGCGTGGTGCTGCTGGACATTGACCATTTCAAGGCGGTGAACGACACCTATTCGCATCAGGTGGGCGACCTCGTGCTGCGCGAACTGGCAGGGCTGCTTCAGGCCGGGTGCCGTCAGACGGACCTGGTGGCCCGCTTTGGCGGCGAGGAATTCGTGCTGCTGCTGCCCGAGACCCCGTATGCCGACGCCCTGGTGGTGTGTGAGCGGCTGCGGCGGTGCGTCGAGCAGCACGCCTGGGCGGCGGTGCAGTCCGGCCTCCAGGTCACCATCAGCCTGGGGGTGGCGGCCGGGTCAGGGCTGAACACCAGCCAGCTGCTGGCCCTGGCGGACAGTCAGCTGTACCAGGCCAAGCGCAGTGGCCGCAACCGGGTCTGCGGCGAACTGGCCGGGCCGCCCCCGCCGGGTTCTGGAGAGAATGTCAGAGAGGCCAGTTGA
- the trpB gene encoding tryptophan synthase subunit beta: MALSLPTYPQPDERGRFGRFGGRYVPETLIPALDELGAAYHVAKVDPAFLTELDRLLREFVGRPSALYLARRLTEHAGGAKIYLKREDQNYTGAHKINNCLAQALLAVRMGKKRVIAETGAGQHGVASATAAALLGLDCVVYMGAEDIRRQALNVFRMKLLGAEVREVTSGTATLKDATNEAIRDWVTNVRDTFYILGSVVGPHPYPAMVRDFQSIIGEEVKVQHQALEGRPTPDAIVACVGGGSNAIGIFAPFAYLPEEERPLLVGTEAAGEGVESGKHAASVAGGRIGVLHGAMMYLLNDDEGQIVPPHSISAGLDYPGIGPEHCLYAQTGAAQYVPVTDAQALDALQLLTRLEGIIPALESAHAIHHAVELARTMRPDQTLVVNLSGRGDKDVAEVMRLLSLQEGTGDAPGQILSPEVHA, encoded by the coding sequence ATGGCTTTGTCTCTTCCCACGTATCCTCAGCCCGACGAACGTGGCCGCTTTGGCCGCTTCGGCGGGCGGTATGTGCCCGAAACGCTGATTCCCGCTCTGGATGAACTGGGCGCCGCCTACCACGTGGCCAAGGTGGACCCGGCCTTCCTGACTGAACTGGACCGTTTGCTGCGCGAGTTCGTGGGCCGGCCCAGCGCCCTGTACCTGGCCCGCCGCCTGACCGAGCATGCGGGCGGCGCGAAAATCTACCTCAAGCGCGAGGACCAGAATTACACGGGCGCCCATAAAATCAACAACTGCCTGGCGCAGGCGCTGCTGGCCGTTCGCATGGGTAAAAAGCGCGTGATTGCCGAAACCGGCGCCGGGCAGCACGGGGTGGCCAGTGCCACCGCCGCCGCCCTGCTGGGGCTGGACTGCGTGGTGTACATGGGCGCCGAGGACATCCGCCGCCAGGCCCTGAACGTCTTCCGGATGAAACTGCTGGGCGCCGAGGTCCGTGAAGTCACCTCCGGCACCGCCACCCTGAAAGACGCCACCAACGAGGCCATCCGCGACTGGGTGACCAACGTGCGTGACACCTTTTACATCCTGGGCAGTGTGGTGGGGCCGCACCCGTACCCGGCCATGGTGCGCGATTTCCAGTCGATTATTGGTGAAGAGGTCAAGGTGCAGCATCAGGCCCTGGAGGGCCGCCCCACCCCTGACGCCATCGTGGCCTGCGTGGGCGGCGGCAGCAACGCGATTGGCATCTTTGCGCCGTTTGCATACCTGCCCGAAGAAGAGCGTCCCCTGCTGGTCGGCACCGAGGCCGCCGGAGAGGGCGTGGAGTCCGGCAAGCATGCCGCCAGCGTGGCAGGTGGGCGCATCGGCGTGCTGCACGGCGCCATGATGTACCTCCTGAACGACGACGAGGGCCAGATTGTGCCGCCCCATTCCATCAGCGCGGGCCTGGATTACCCCGGCATTGGTCCGGAGCACTGCCTGTATGCCCAGACCGGGGCGGCCCAGTACGTCCCGGTGACCGACGCACAGGCGCTGGACGCCCTGCAACTGCTGACGCGCCTGGAAGGCATCATTCCTGCCCTGGAAAGTGCCCACGCCATCCACCACGCGGTCGAACTGGCCCGCACCATGCGCCCCGACCAGACCCTGGTGGTCAACCTGTCGGGCCGGGGCGACAAGGACGTGGCCGAGGTGATGCGCCTCCTGAGCCTGCAAGAAGGAACAGGGGACGCGCCAGGCCAGATTCTGTCCCCAGAGGTTCACGCATGA
- a CDS encoding GNAT family N-acetyltransferase: MTSAPPSAPAADWLATPTLRGRLIELGPLKPEHAADLCAGADEHTIRFLARGGPSAPTPEAWSEYIKRLNALPQRVNFAVWQAGRVVGRISYSEVRPADRWAEIGTMLLPAAQGTGVNPDAKRLLLARAFEVLGAGRVHFKVDARNERSRRAMRRLGAVEEGVLRAYQVRPDGQARDSVMFSVLRDEWPAVRDGLDRRLDELFGPTP; this comes from the coding sequence ATGACCAGTGCTCCCCCATCCGCCCCGGCGGCCGACTGGCTGGCCACGCCCACCCTGCGCGGCCGCCTGATTGAGCTGGGGCCGCTGAAGCCCGAACACGCGGCCGACCTCTGCGCCGGAGCCGACGAGCACACCATTCGCTTTCTGGCGCGCGGCGGTCCCAGCGCGCCGACCCCAGAGGCGTGGAGCGAGTACATCAAGCGGCTGAATGCCCTGCCGCAGCGGGTCAATTTTGCCGTCTGGCAGGCGGGGCGCGTGGTGGGCCGCATCAGCTACAGCGAGGTGAGGCCCGCCGACCGCTGGGCCGAGATCGGCACCATGCTGCTGCCTGCCGCGCAAGGCACGGGGGTCAACCCCGACGCCAAGCGGCTGCTGCTGGCCCGCGCCTTCGAGGTGTTGGGGGCCGGCCGGGTTCATTTCAAGGTGGACGCCCGCAACGAACGCAGCCGCCGCGCCATGCGCCGCCTGGGCGCGGTGGAGGAAGGGGTGCTGCGGGCCTATCAGGTGCGGCCAGATGGCCAGGCGCGCGACAGCGTGATGTTCAGCGTGCTGAGGGACGAGTGGCCGGCCGTGCGCGACGGACTGGACCGGCGGCTGGACGAACTGTTTGGCCCCACTCCATGA
- a CDS encoding phospho-N-acetylmuramoyl-pentapeptide-transferase, translating to MMIVTALLSWFLVGLFVRVSKARGWGQRVRVDGPQTHLVKEGTPTAGGVPFVLAALLVFVPLYLSGNAGGPRELLIMLTALGMGLVGGADDLLKIRSRMKGGGKTELLAREKFPLQFVVAAAFAYFAAPLASHELVPSLGPVGDVILLTLVMVGSVNAFNFADGVDGLLAGVAIIVLLPLLGLSPVGALLAAALLGFLWFNAYPARVFMGDMGSHAIGAIAAGAYVLYADVWLLPLAAIIPVVATLSIIIQVASFKLRGKRVFKMAPIQHHFEHKDIGWPETHVTMRFWAITAVATAGVWWLLGGRP from the coding sequence ATGATGATTGTCACGGCGCTGCTGTCGTGGTTTCTGGTGGGCCTGTTCGTGCGGGTCAGCAAGGCGCGGGGCTGGGGCCAGCGGGTGCGGGTGGACGGCCCACAGACCCATCTGGTGAAAGAAGGCACGCCCACCGCCGGCGGCGTGCCCTTCGTGCTGGCGGCGCTGCTGGTGTTCGTGCCGCTGTATCTGAGCGGTAACGCTGGGGGACCGCGCGAACTGCTCATCATGCTGACGGCGCTGGGCATGGGCCTGGTCGGTGGGGCCGACGACCTCCTGAAAATCCGCTCGCGCATGAAGGGCGGCGGCAAGACCGAGCTGCTGGCCCGCGAAAAATTCCCACTTCAGTTTGTGGTGGCCGCCGCGTTCGCGTACTTTGCCGCGCCGCTGGCCTCGCACGAGCTGGTGCCCAGCCTGGGGCCAGTGGGCGACGTGATTCTGCTGACTCTGGTCATGGTGGGCAGCGTGAACGCCTTTAACTTTGCCGATGGCGTGGACGGGCTGCTGGCGGGCGTGGCCATTATCGTGCTGCTGCCGCTGCTGGGGCTGTCGCCCGTGGGGGCGCTGCTGGCGGCGGCGCTGCTGGGCTTTCTGTGGTTTAACGCCTACCCGGCGCGGGTCTTCATGGGCGACATGGGCAGCCACGCGATCGGGGCCATTGCGGCGGGCGCTTATGTGCTGTACGCCGATGTCTGGCTCTTGCCGCTGGCCGCCATCATTCCGGTGGTCGCCACCCTGAGCATCATCATTCAGGTGGCCTCGTTCAAGTTGCGCGGCAAGCGGGTCTTCAAGATGGCGCCCATTCAGCACCACTTTGAACACAAGGACATCGGCTGGCCCGAGACCCACGTCACCATGCGCTTCTGGGCCATCACGGCGGTGGCCACAGCCGGTGTGTGGTGGCTGCTGGGCGGGCGGCCGTAA
- a CDS encoding YdeI/OmpD-associated family protein has translation MPTFETTLRLERKTATGIEVPPHIVAELGTGKKPAVTVTLNGYTYRSTVAVMGGRYMLPVSAEHRQGAGVQAGDHVSVTLHLDTEPRQVTVPDDLQAALDGTPGASERFRRLSYSQQRQHVLAVEGTKNPETRARRVAKTIQMLTEGA, from the coding sequence ATGCCCACGTTCGAGACGACCTTGAGACTGGAACGCAAGACGGCCACCGGCATCGAAGTCCCCCCACACATTGTGGCGGAACTCGGCACGGGGAAGAAACCGGCCGTGACGGTGACCCTGAACGGTTACACGTACCGCAGCACGGTGGCGGTGATGGGCGGCCGGTACATGTTGCCGGTCAGCGCCGAACATCGTCAGGGTGCAGGCGTTCAGGCAGGAGACCACGTGAGTGTCACCCTGCACCTGGACACGGAACCCCGTCAAGTCACTGTGCCCGACGACTTGCAGGCCGCGCTGGATGGCACGCCAGGCGCCTCAGAGCGTTTCAGACGGCTTTCTTATAGCCAGCAGCGTCAGCATGTGTTGGCGGTGGAGGGTACCAAGAACCCCGAGACCCGTGCCCGGCGGGTGGCGAAAACCATTCAGATGCTCACGGAGGGTGCTTAA
- the trpA gene encoding tryptophan synthase subunit alpha: protein MTATVSATRGAARLHAAFAQAAAQGRAAFIPYMTAGYPSAHVFPALAADLLTHADILEVGIPYSDPLGDGPTIQRASEQALAGGTSTRHSLRLIAGLRAQTDKPIVVMTYVNPIYAVGPREFMRLAQEAGVDGLILPDLPPDQDLEIADLAAEHGLAVTFLIAPTSTPARVALVARACTGFLYAVSVTGVTGAREGAALGEVPAMLALARQHARVPVAVGFGVKDAATAHQVAQVADGVVVGSVFITAAANGQDVGALAASIAAGCGREPARSLG, encoded by the coding sequence ATGACGGCCACTGTTTCTGCCACGCGCGGCGCCGCCCGCCTGCACGCCGCCTTTGCCCAGGCGGCCGCCCAGGGCCGCGCGGCCTTTATTCCGTACATGACGGCCGGTTATCCCAGCGCCCACGTCTTTCCGGCTCTGGCCGCCGACCTGCTGACCCACGCCGATATTCTGGAAGTTGGGATTCCCTACAGTGACCCGCTGGGCGACGGCCCCACCATTCAGCGGGCCAGCGAGCAGGCGCTGGCAGGCGGCACCAGCACCCGCCATTCCCTGCGGCTGATCGCCGGGCTGCGCGCCCAGACCGACAAGCCCATCGTGGTCATGACCTATGTGAACCCCATCTATGCCGTGGGACCGCGCGAGTTCATGCGCCTGGCCCAGGAAGCGGGCGTGGACGGCCTGATTCTGCCTGACCTCCCGCCGGACCAGGACCTAGAGATTGCCGACCTGGCCGCCGAACACGGCCTGGCCGTCACCTTCCTGATTGCGCCGACCAGCACCCCGGCGCGTGTGGCGCTGGTGGCGCGCGCCTGCACCGGCTTTCTGTACGCGGTCAGCGTGACCGGCGTGACCGGCGCCCGTGAAGGCGCGGCGCTGGGCGAGGTGCCCGCCATGCTGGCCCTGGCCCGGCAGCACGCCCGCGTGCCGGTGGCAGTGGGCTTTGGGGTCAAAGACGCCGCCACCGCCCACCAGGTCGCGCAGGTGGCGGACGGCGTGGTGGTGGGCAGCGTCTTTATCACCGCAGCGGCCAATGGCCAGGATGTCGGCGCGCTGGCGGCCAGCATCGCTGCTGGGTGCGGGCGTGAGCCGGCTCGGTCACTGGGCTGA
- a CDS encoding Hsp20/alpha crystallin family protein yields MNEPVLARLHHLMTLREEVETLSAPAVWSPAADWTEDDTHLLLCLDVPGVAADTLEVQEDGGQVTVAGHREATPRLLSGERPSGPFSRTLTFPEAVLPQSGVASLSSGVLTIRFEKRHPTINVPSSDLNGEGR; encoded by the coding sequence ATGAACGAACCCGTACTGGCGCGCCTGCACCACCTGATGACGCTGCGGGAAGAGGTGGAAACCCTCTCGGCCCCAGCCGTCTGGAGCCCGGCCGCTGACTGGACCGAGGACGACACCCATCTGCTGCTGTGCCTGGACGTGCCTGGCGTAGCCGCCGACACCCTGGAAGTGCAGGAGGACGGCGGCCAGGTCACGGTGGCTGGTCACCGGGAGGCCACCCCTCGCCTGCTGAGCGGCGAGCGGCCCAGTGGCCCCTTTAGCCGTACCCTGACCTTCCCGGAAGCCGTGCTGCCCCAGTCAGGTGTGGCTAGCCTGAGCAGCGGTGTCCTGACCATCCGCTTTGAAAAGCGCCACCCCACCATTAACGTGCCGTCCAGCGACCTGAACGGCGAGGGACGCTAG